The Sphingopyxis fribergensis DNA segment GAACGAACCCGAACCCGCGGTGTGGATCACGGCGTTCGGTGAGCGCGCGGTCGAGCATGAGCTGCGCTACTGGATTTCCGACCCCGAGGCGGGGCTCGGCAATATCCAGGGCGAGGTGTTCCTGGGGATATGGGACCGCTTCAAGGAAGCCGGGATCGCCATTCCCTATCCGCGCCAGGACGTGCGGATTGTCGGGGCGCCGGATAAGGGCGAGACGCCCAAATCATAAGTGCGTCATTGCGAGGAGCCGGAGGCGACGCGGCAATCCAGGGCGCAAGGCCGCCCTAGATTGCTTCGCTACGCTCGCAATGACGAGAACGTAAGGGTCAGAACCCGACCTTCTTCGCGCGCTCGATGCACTCGACGATGATGCGCTTGGCTTCGTCAACATCGCCCCAGCCGTTGAGCTTCACCCATTTGCCGGGTTCGAGATCCTTATAGTGGCTGAAGAAATGCTCGATCTGCTGGAGCACGATCGGCGGCATGTCGGTGTAGCTTGCGACATCGGCATAATAGGGAAAGGTCTTGTTGACCGGGACGCACAGCAGTTTCTCGTCGCCGCCGGCATCGTCGACCATCTTGAGCACGCCGATCGGGCGGCACTTCACCACCGCGCCCGCGACGATCGGCGAACGCGCGACGACCAGCGCGTCGAGCGGGTCGCCATCGTCACCGAGCGTGTGCGGAATGAAACCGTAGTTGGCGGGGTAGCGCATCGGCGTGTGGAGGAAGCGGTCGACGAACAAGGCGCCCGATGCCTTGTCGAATTCATATTTCACCGGCTCGCCGCCGATCGGAACTTCGATCAGGACGTTCAGGCTGTCGGGCGGGCTGTCGCCGGCGGGGATCAGGTCGATGCGCATGGGAGAGTGGAGTCCTTTATCTGTTGTCCGCCGAATCTTTTTAGAGGCGGCGGCGCGGCGCCAATAGCCGATCGAACCAGTCGGGGCCACTCCCGGTTTTTTCGAGATGCGGCCAGCGCAGCCCGCCATGATAGTCGATCTCGATATTTCGATAGCGCCCGCCGCGTTCGACGAGCAGCCGCACCGGGGTCTTTCCGTCGGTCGCCGCGCGGACTGCCGCCTCGATCCGCTCGCGGCTGTAGCTCACCCCTTCGACCGCGACGATCTTTGTCCCGTTGATAATGTCGGCCTTGAACGCCGGGCCTTCCCACAGGATGCCGGTCGCAACCCCGTCCTTGTC contains these protein-coding regions:
- the ppa gene encoding inorganic diphosphatase; its protein translation is MRIDLIPAGDSPPDSLNVLIEVPIGGEPVKYEFDKASGALFVDRFLHTPMRYPANYGFIPHTLGDDGDPLDALVVARSPIVAGAVVKCRPIGVLKMVDDAGGDEKLLCVPVNKTFPYYADVASYTDMPPIVLQQIEHFFSHYKDLEPGKWVKLNGWGDVDEAKRIIVECIERAKKVGF